AGGAAGTATAATTTTGAAACATCATTAGGAGAATCGCTCTCCTAATGATGTTTTCACCCATTTAAACAAACGTTTGATTAATATTAAACAAACGTTTGTTTAAATTTTTGTAGCATCCTAGAAATATTGATATCCATACTTAAAGTGCTTCCTTAATCCTTCAGAAAGTGTAAAGAATCCGTAGACTACAATGGATATTGCTATACATGCTGAGAATGGAATCCACTGGTACGTATAAATATCAAAGAGAACCTGGTCAAAGAGTAACGGCCATGCATTTGACGTGTTTTGAACTTCAAATACGGGAATAAAAGCTGCCTGAATCACTTGTATTTTGTGTGTAATGTAAATGTTAATAACCCCAAGCTGTCCGACTATAAATAATGTTCTTCCAAGATCTAAAAAGAAATTCACGGTTAATTCAGGAAGCAGTGCTGGCAAGTAATATTTTCTAAACAGCTTTGGTGGAGACGTCCCCACCGTAATGGCTGCTTCAATAAAGGTTCGACTAGAGATGGATCTAACTTGTGTAAAGATGAGTTCCGATACTCTACCAACTTCTAATAATGCAATAATAACGATCGCCCACCATAACCTATTAGGTGAATACATTAGATACGGTAAGTTCACCAAAAGGATAATCATAAAAATGGCGGGTACAAATGAAAAGGCTTGGCTAATAAAGTCCATGAACCCTTTTATCCACTTTGAATAAAAAGCCATGACACCCATAGGTACTGCAATGATATATCTTAGTATAGTTATGGAAAATATAATTAACAGAACTTCCTTCGTACCCAATACCAGCATACTGAATACATCCACACCATACCGGTCTGTTCCTAACCAGTTTTCCTCTGAAGGTGGAAAAGGTGGAATCTCCATCTTCCCATCAATTCTCCTCATGCCTTCCTTCGTTAGTTCATTGTCTACGAATGGTAAGAATGGTCCTGCAATGGCTATTGTAATCAAAATAATTAAGAAACTAATACCCAATTTAAGTTGAAGGTTCATTTTCACTTTCGTTTTCAACTTTCAGCACCCTCTTTCGCTAATAGGAAATGAGCTGCTATTTTACTAAGGATTTGTGCACATAGCACAACAAAGGTGAAGAGAACGATATATTCAATAACGAGAGGGATTTCAATATCCATATTGTCACCTGCTGCAAACTGTTTTTTGACATTAAAAGCTCGGTAGAATCTATAGGCTGCCCCTCTATATCCAATTAGGAATTCAACAATAAAAAGATTGGACAATAGGTATAGAATGATTGTGTTAAAGTGACTTATTATTTTTAACAAGCCATTTGAAAACATATGCCTCCAAATGATTTTACTAATCGATATTCCTTTACTCATTGCCGTTCTAACATAATCTTTCCCTGTCTCTTCATAAAGAATAGACTCTACCACTCTTGCAATATAAAAAACCGGATACATGGATAAAAAGAAGATCCCAAATAACTTATTATCAAGATTTTCATATCCATAAATATCGACTTCAGGGAACCCAAATCGAAAAAGAATGATAAGCCCCATTTGAATACATATAATCAGAAAAAAATCAGGAACTGAAAGAAAGAATGAGGTCGTCCTTCTTCCCACAATGTTGTACTTTAGTCCTGAATATCTAAAATCAAAATACCCCTTAAGAATCCCAAAAATAATACTCACAAAGATAGCAGGTATGAGAATAATTAAACTCTTTGAAAAGTATCTCCAAACCTCATATTCTACTGAATGCAGGTAAACGGTTTGCCCTAAACTTTTTTCTTCGATAACGGTTCCAAAGGTATTCTGAATGTTATCCCAATATTTCCCCCAAGAAAAAGTCGTAATATTTTCAGCATACTCTGCCGTCATCTCAACTCTAGAGCTACTATAATCTATTTGTGGATTCCCTCTTGGAAGAAGCACGATTAAAATGAGAGCCACTGTAACAAATAACCATATGCCTACAAGCTTAAACAACTGAGCTCCAAGGCTCATAATCCCATCCCCCATTGAATTGCAATTGAATATTCCCTTTGGCTGGCCTTAAAGGTCCTGGTTATTTCCATGCTTATATTTACTTTGGAAGAATTTTTGCAGTCCCTCACCAAATAGATAAAAACCTAACATCGTAATGGCAATGACTCCAACGGCTGTAAACGGAATCCATTCGTGTACCCTCATACTGGACATGAACTTCTCAAAATCCATAAATAAATTTGGCCACGTAAGGGAATCACTTTGGAAGATATAGGCTCCACTAAGTTGGGATTTCAAAGTATGTTGAACGAAAATCCCAGCCAAACCTAACTGAGCCAACAAGAATAGAACTCGTCCTGCATCAAAAGTAATATTAGTAAAGAGATGGGATTGTAAAAATGGCCAGTAATAATTCATAAATAATTTAGGTTTTGTACACCCCGATGCTATTCCACTTTCCACAAAGCTCTTTTTACCAATTTCTTCGATTGTTCTATAAATAATGTCCCCTGTTCTTCCAACCTCCGTTAAAGCAATCACTAAAATCAACCATAACGGTCGAACATCAGAGAACATAATCATAGGAAATCCGATAAATACAACAATAAAAAATAGCGGTGGCATACTGGTCGTCACCTGATAATAACAGCGTAGAAGGATTTCAACTGATTTCATATAATAGGCACCAATGCCAAGTGGAATCGCGATTAAATACCGAACCACTAGGATGCCAAGCAAAATCAATAAAGTATCTTTTGCCCCAACAATCACTTTACTTAAAATATCTACCCCTCTATGATCTGAACCCAGTGGGTATGTTTCCGAAGGTTCATAAGGGGGCATATGCCAACCATTTTCATCTCGGTAAACAATACTCTCAGATAATTCCCGGTCAACAAAAGGGAGGTAAGGTCCTACCAAGGCAGCCAGCAAAATCAAACCTATTATGAAGCCACCGATCATAAGCTGGTAATTTTTCATCATCCTTTTTCCCCCTTTTGATGAGGCGTCATCATTTCAGCACTAACCTTCGATAAAAAGCGTGAAGTGAAAATGATAATTGAAAAACAGATTGTATATAACAGGGCAGGGGCTAGGTAAATCTGCGGGTCGTGACCCACATAAAAACTCTCAGGTGGTGCTACAAATCTGAAAAAGTAAAAAGCAGCCCCTCTGAACATCGTCATCAATTCAACAATGAACAAATTAGATAAAACATACAGCGTGACAGTATCTAAATGGCTAAAAATCACAGGCATTGCATTTTTCAGTACATGTGTAAATATGATCTTATTGTTGCTAGACCCTTTCGATTTCGCCGTTCTTATGTAGTCAAACCCCATCTCACTCTCCAAAGTGATGTACGTAACGCGAGCAGAGTAAAAGAAAGGGTAAATACTTAGAAAAATTGTGCAGTAGATGTAGTTTTGAAGATATTCATCACCAATCAAATGTACTTCTTTAATAATTTCTGTATTGTATAAAAAGATTAGGAAGAACTGAATCACTACAATAAAGAAAAGATCTGGGATCGATAATGAAAGCCAGGTAGCTGGCTTTCCAGCTAGATTCCATTTTTTTGTTCTGGTCCGAAAATCGAATATCCCTTTTAAAATCCC
This DNA window, taken from Bacillus carboniphilus, encodes the following:
- a CDS encoding ABC transporter permease — encoded protein: MKTKVKMNLQLKLGISFLIILITIAIAGPFLPFVDNELTKEGMRRIDGKMEIPPFPPSEENWLGTDRYGVDVFSMLVLGTKEVLLIIFSITILRYIIAVPMGVMAFYSKWIKGFMDFISQAFSFVPAIFMIILLVNLPYLMYSPNRLWWAIVIIALLEVGRVSELIFTQVRSISSRTFIEAAITVGTSPPKLFRKYYLPALLPELTVNFFLDLGRTLFIVGQLGVINIYITHKIQVIQAAFIPVFEVQNTSNAWPLLFDQVLFDIYTYQWIPFSACIAISIVVYGFFTLSEGLRKHFKYGYQYF
- a CDS encoding ABC transporter permease subunit, whose translation is MSLGAQLFKLVGIWLFVTVALILIVLLPRGNPQIDYSSSRVEMTAEYAENITTFSWGKYWDNIQNTFGTVIEEKSLGQTVYLHSVEYEVWRYFSKSLIILIPAIFVSIIFGILKGYFDFRYSGLKYNIVGRRTTSFFLSVPDFFLIICIQMGLIILFRFGFPEVDIYGYENLDNKLFGIFFLSMYPVFYIARVVESILYEETGKDYVRTAMSKGISISKIIWRHMFSNGLLKIISHFNTIILYLLSNLFIVEFLIGYRGAAYRFYRAFNVKKQFAAGDNMDIEIPLVIEYIVLFTFVVLCAQILSKIAAHFLLAKEGAES
- a CDS encoding ABC transporter permease subunit, translated to MMKNYQLMIGGFIIGLILLAALVGPYLPFVDRELSESIVYRDENGWHMPPYEPSETYPLGSDHRGVDILSKVIVGAKDTLLILLGILVVRYLIAIPLGIGAYYMKSVEILLRCYYQVTTSMPPLFFIVVFIGFPMIMFSDVRPLWLILVIALTEVGRTGDIIYRTIEEIGKKSFVESGIASGCTKPKLFMNYYWPFLQSHLFTNITFDAGRVLFLLAQLGLAGIFVQHTLKSQLSGAYIFQSDSLTWPNLFMDFEKFMSSMRVHEWIPFTAVGVIAITMLGFYLFGEGLQKFFQSKYKHGNNQDL
- a CDS encoding ABC transporter permease subunit yields the protein MFLSAKQVYSIDMHWNEIKGAFSFFTSEEYKEIEIYEKSTHGFVIDTFIKSMKILIPAILIGFLGGILKGIFDFRTRTKKWNLAGKPATWLSLSIPDLFFIVVIQFFLIFLYNTEIIKEVHLIGDEYLQNYIYCTIFLSIYPFFYSARVTYITLESEMGFDYIRTAKSKGSSNNKIIFTHVLKNAMPVIFSHLDTVTLYVLSNLFIVELMTMFRGAAFYFFRFVAPPESFYVGHDPQIYLAPALLYTICFSIIIFTSRFLSKVSAEMMTPHQKGEKG